In the Campylobacter showae genome, one interval contains:
- a CDS encoding chemotaxis protein, which translates to MLKFEIVYKFCLVCMLILGLCLLAFSGANFALGEYGEFWMSAHKFAGFLVALAAVLHVINRKKKLIKLANEFIDVVTRRKNPSMCNMDRIIASLEPYTIAEISQKLGFDETEFCRTLRENGVKFNGADQTLRQIAFLNDEKIFFVLVLIVETKFGKRFCGELKFKGAKFNGVKNAA; encoded by the coding sequence ATGCTCAAATTTGAGATCGTTTATAAATTTTGCCTGGTTTGCATGCTGATTTTAGGACTTTGTTTGCTCGCGTTTTCGGGGGCAAATTTCGCGCTCGGAGAGTACGGCGAATTTTGGATGAGCGCGCATAAATTTGCGGGCTTTTTGGTTGCGCTTGCAGCCGTTTTGCACGTGATAAATCGCAAGAAAAAGCTCATCAAGCTCGCAAACGAATTTATAGACGTCGTCACTCGCCGCAAAAACCCGAGCATGTGCAACATGGACCGCATCATCGCCTCGCTAGAGCCCTATACGATCGCTGAGATCTCGCAAAAACTAGGCTTTGACGAGACCGAGTTTTGCCGCACCTTGCGCGAAAACGGCGTCAAATTTAACGGTGCCGATCAAACTTTGCGCCAAATCGCTTTTTTAAACGACGAAAAGATATTTTTTGTCCTTGTTCTCATAGTTGAGACGAAATTCGGCAAGAGATTTTGCGGCGAACTCAAATTTAAAGGCGCTAAATTTAACGGTGTCAAAAATGCGGCTTAA
- a CDS encoding nitric-oxide reductase large subunit, with protein MREYKKYWWALVAVVTIAFGILGYYGVEVYREAPPVVSFADKNGKIIIEQEQIYKGQEAWQSIGGMQVGSVWGHGAYQAPDWTADWLHKELVAFMDIKAAQLYGAKFDALSAEQQANIKALTKSEYRTNTLKNGVITISDERIAAAKVVRDEYSGLFGNDPKYQKLRENYAMKNNTLAKEENREQLNDFFFWATWATATNRPNSEATYTNNWPHEPLIDNVPTQENVFWTIISVTILVAGVGLLVWFSNFYGEKDHERLAPIDADPLSRLNLTPSQKALGKYLFVALALFVFQIMIGGFVAHYTVEGQEFYGINLSEHIPYSLARTWHIQASIFWIATGFLAAGLFLAPIINGGKDPKFQKLGVDLLFYALLFLVVGSFVGEYMAIAGKMDTSLSFWLGHQGYEYIELGRVWQLILFVGLVIWMALVLRGFVGGFKADGDKNLLAIFTASAIAVGLFYGAGLFYGQRSPLPVMEYWRWWVVHLWVEGFFEVFATASLAFVFASLGLVGKKFATYSTLASASLFLIGGIPGTFHHLYFAGTTTPIMAVGASFSALEVVPLVLLGAEAFHQYSLQFAQSWAKNLKWPLYCFIAVAFWNMLGAGVFGFLINPPLFLFYIQGLNTTSVHGHAALFGVYGFLALGFVWLVALYLFKGQEFNDKLMKVGFWSLNAGLMLMILASLLPIGLYQAVAAIDVGMWYARSAEFLQMDHLQNLRWLRMIGDTIFIIGGVCFFIQILKFIAGSCGCKAKA; from the coding sequence ATGCGTGAATACAAGAAGTATTGGTGGGCGCTGGTGGCTGTCGTTACCATCGCTTTCGGGATACTGGGCTATTACGGCGTAGAGGTTTACCGCGAAGCGCCGCCCGTGGTGAGTTTTGCCGATAAAAACGGCAAAATCATAATCGAGCAAGAGCAAATTTACAAAGGCCAGGAAGCCTGGCAAAGCATCGGCGGTATGCAGGTGGGCTCGGTGTGGGGACACGGAGCGTATCAGGCGCCCGACTGGACGGCTGATTGGCTACATAAAGAGCTGGTCGCGTTTATGGATATCAAGGCCGCTCAGCTTTACGGAGCTAAATTTGACGCTCTAAGCGCCGAACAGCAAGCCAACATCAAGGCCCTAACAAAGAGCGAATACCGCACGAATACGCTAAAAAATGGCGTTATAACGATCAGCGACGAGAGGATCGCCGCGGCAAAGGTAGTGCGTGACGAGTATAGCGGGCTTTTCGGTAACGATCCGAAATACCAAAAGCTACGCGAAAACTACGCGATGAAAAACAACACGTTAGCCAAAGAGGAAAACCGCGAGCAGCTAAATGATTTCTTCTTCTGGGCGACCTGGGCTACGGCGACAAATCGCCCAAATAGCGAGGCTACATACACAAACAACTGGCCGCACGAGCCGCTAATCGACAACGTGCCGACGCAAGAAAACGTATTTTGGACGATTATTAGCGTTACGATTTTGGTTGCGGGCGTTGGTCTTTTAGTTTGGTTTTCAAATTTCTACGGAGAAAAAGATCACGAAAGGCTCGCTCCTATCGACGCCGATCCGCTCTCAAGGCTAAATTTGACTCCGTCTCAAAAGGCGCTTGGCAAATACCTTTTCGTAGCGCTCGCGCTTTTTGTTTTCCAGATCATGATAGGCGGCTTTGTGGCGCACTACACGGTCGAGGGGCAGGAGTTTTACGGTATAAATTTATCCGAGCACATCCCTTACTCTTTGGCGCGCACATGGCACATACAGGCGAGCATTTTTTGGATCGCGACGGGCTTTTTGGCGGCGGGGCTTTTCCTAGCGCCTATCATCAACGGCGGCAAGGATCCTAAATTTCAAAAACTAGGCGTGGATCTGCTATTTTACGCGCTACTTTTCCTAGTCGTGGGTAGCTTTGTGGGCGAATACATGGCGATAGCGGGCAAGATGGATACTAGCCTAAGCTTTTGGCTGGGACACCAAGGATACGAGTATATCGAGCTTGGCAGGGTTTGGCAGCTTATTTTGTTTGTCGGTCTTGTTATCTGGATGGCGCTCGTGCTTCGCGGATTTGTCGGCGGATTTAAGGCTGACGGCGATAAAAACCTGCTAGCTATATTTACGGCTTCTGCTATCGCGGTGGGACTTTTCTACGGCGCTGGGCTATTTTACGGACAAAGAAGCCCGCTACCGGTGATGGAATACTGGCGCTGGTGGGTCGTTCACCTTTGGGTCGAGGGCTTTTTCGAGGTATTTGCGACCGCTTCGCTTGCGTTCGTGTTTGCATCTTTGGGTCTAGTGGGTAAAAAATTTGCGACCTATTCGACTCTAGCGAGCGCTAGCTTGTTTTTGATCGGCGGCATCCCTGGCACCTTCCACCACCTTTATTTTGCGGGAACGACCACTCCGATCATGGCGGTGGGTGCTAGCTTTTCCGCGCTTGAGGTCGTGCCTTTGGTGCTTCTTGGAGCGGAGGCCTTTCATCAGTATTCGCTTCAGTTCGCGCAAAGCTGGGCGAAAAATCTCAAATGGCCGCTTTACTGCTTTATCGCGGTGGCGTTTTGGAATATGCTAGGAGCCGGCGTGTTTGGCTTCCTTATCAACCCGCCGCTATTTTTGTTCTACATCCAGGGTCTAAATACTACTTCGGTGCACGGACACGCGGCGCTTTTCGGCGTTTACGGATTTTTAGCGCTAGGTTTTGTTTGGCTCGTGGCGCTTTACCTTTTCAAAGGGCAAGAATTTAACGACAAGCTGATGAAAGTAGGCTTTTGGTCGCTAAATGCGGGTCTAATGCTGATGATTTTAGCGTCGTTGCTTCCGATCGGTCTTTATCAGGCCGTCGCCGCGATAGACGTAGGCATGTGGTACGCTAGAAGCGCGGAGTTTTTACAGATGGATCACTTGCAAAATTTACGCTGGCTAAGGATGATCGGCGATACGATCTTCATCATCGGCGGCGTTTGCTTCTTTATCCAGATTCTTAAATTTATCGCGGGAAGCTGCGGCTGCAAGGCTAAAGCCTAA
- a CDS encoding DUF1523 family protein, producing MQKFKKYFQISIITFLFALHALAFAAINYAFPHYDEVIITGGEVKRMDKDGFIDAQNPADGPTRDVYFIYTRELNGTKVMPYRNEDTGWGLPLYFKFNSADVQAAAQSLVGEGRAQIKYYGWRIAMFDMFRNAVSVKKLKDGETRANPIFSYIFYALTAISFAVCAVFVRRKFKGEPSSNL from the coding sequence ATGCAAAAATTCAAAAAATACTTTCAAATTTCCATCATTACCTTTCTGTTTGCCCTGCACGCCTTAGCGTTTGCGGCGATAAACTACGCTTTTCCGCACTACGACGAGGTGATCATCACGGGCGGCGAGGTCAAGCGCATGGACAAAGACGGCTTTATCGACGCGCAAAATCCCGCCGACGGCCCGACGCGCGACGTGTATTTTATCTACACGCGGGAGTTAAACGGCACGAAGGTGATGCCGTATCGCAACGAGGATACGGGCTGGGGCTTGCCGCTTTATTTTAAATTTAACTCCGCCGACGTCCAAGCTGCCGCACAGAGTCTAGTGGGCGAAGGCAGGGCGCAGATCAAATACTACGGCTGGCGCATCGCGATGTTTGATATGTTTAGAAACGCTGTTTCGGTAAAAAAGCTAAAAGATGGCGAAACGCGCGCAAATCCTATTTTTAGCTATATATTTTACGCTTTGACGGCGATTTCGTTTGCGGTTTGCGCCGTTTTTGTTAGAAGGAAATTTAAAGGCGAGCCAAGCTCAAATTTATAA